The Nitrososphaerota archaeon genome has a segment encoding these proteins:
- a CDS encoding SMP-30/gluconolactonase/LRE family protein: MVNRTLVAVAIVVVIAIGAGVFLMQQPAPEQSMAPKPAEQPPQQEVKPPEPPKPVVPQEGLSSSLVIALNPRGDINITAANRALSSEGIAADKQGRLFLADRVTTGEVYMVDPKDPKLVTVAKVSRMEATRRDGTKSMVIPSLLGMTFDKQGNLYIASSGLPGQDPAKPLGFILRVDSSKLNPSNPGNATVWATGVPGANGIAFDKNGNLYVSTFGAGIIYMVPPTGGEAKVFAEKLGTPNGIAFDKNNVMYVASTRNASIWRIELNADGTLKSVAEHIRDPKLVGADGLQVDSAGNIWVVANARNALVAVTPDKKVIDVSKNDNNGPLEAPASLVIVGKTVYIANADFEASPAAFGGAAGEPGNRPRLPGAGPGVAKVDIGIEGAPVPP; encoded by the coding sequence ATGGTCAATAGAACCTTAGTTGCGGTCGCAATAGTAGTTGTGATTGCCATAGGCGCGGGCGTCTTCCTAATGCAGCAACCAGCCCCAGAACAATCAATGGCACCCAAGCCTGCGGAGCAGCCTCCTCAGCAGGAAGTTAAGCCTCCAGAACCTCCAAAGCCAGTGGTTCCCCAAGAAGGTCTGTCATCTTCACTTGTAATAGCATTGAACCCCAGAGGGGACATAAACATTACAGCAGCAAATAGGGCATTGAGCAGCGAGGGTATAGCTGCCGACAAGCAGGGAAGGTTGTTCCTTGCGGACAGGGTAACTACAGGAGAAGTGTACATGGTCGATCCGAAAGATCCAAAGCTAGTTACAGTCGCAAAGGTTTCAAGGATGGAAGCTACGAGGAGGGATGGCACGAAATCCATGGTCATTCCAAGCTTGCTTGGCATGACGTTCGACAAGCAAGGCAACCTCTACATAGCATCCTCTGGACTGCCAGGTCAGGATCCAGCAAAGCCCTTGGGCTTTATACTCAGAGTAGACTCGAGCAAGTTGAATCCGTCAAACCCTGGCAATGCAACAGTATGGGCTACTGGTGTGCCTGGAGCCAACGGAATAGCATTCGATAAAAATGGGAACCTTTACGTTTCAACCTTCGGTGCGGGAATAATATACATGGTGCCTCCTACTGGAGGAGAAGCAAAGGTCTTTGCAGAGAAGCTTGGCACACCGAACGGGATAGCGTTCGATAAGAACAACGTGATGTACGTTGCGAGCACTAGAAATGCAAGCATCTGGAGGATCGAGCTCAACGCTGACGGGACTCTTAAGAGCGTCGCAGAACACATTAGAGATCCAAAGCTGGTAGGCGCGGACGGTCTGCAGGTGGACTCTGCAGGGAATATATGGGTAGTTGCGAATGCCAGAAATGCTCTAGTTGCCGTGACTCCTGATAAGAAGGTCATCGACGTTTCAAAGAATGACAACAACGGCCCTCTGGAGGCTCCAGCAAGCCTCGTCATAGTGGGCAAAACAGTATACATCGCCAATGCAGATTTCGAAGCTAGCCCTGCCGCATTTGGTGGAGCTGCCGGTGAACCTGGAAACAGGCCTAGGTTACCGGGTGCAGGGCCAGGCGTTGCAAAGGTAGACATAGGGATCGAAGGGGCGCCAGTTCCTCCATAA
- a CDS encoding DHH family phosphoesterase, with product MTRRVVCISHSKDVDGLSSAALVKMATNASVHLTDYGEILSILPTVKQGNDVYICDLGMNEAIAKGFLREVRRLSAKGEVTYIDHHPLSDSLRKSIADAGANVVNSPQECAGVHTYLHLKEKLPRRAALLACYAAVTDYMDQGAIARQLIGGFDRQFVLMESTMLAYAISYSGGNQDFLMKVVNSLAELKVPHQIEGVVEFAQRQAENINTLLQSIGKAGKNYNTFAYTESKEFSLGLVANLLIGEFQVPVGIALRREPNNFSEVSMRGHYNDKHHLGEIANRIAKKLNGAGGGHAKASGIRIPTSKISEFLELLKQELTP from the coding sequence ATGACAAGAAGAGTCGTCTGCATTTCGCATAGCAAGGATGTTGATGGCTTATCGTCAGCAGCGTTAGTGAAAATGGCTACTAACGCCTCTGTGCATTTAACGGATTACGGAGAAATCCTTAGCATTCTCCCAACGGTCAAGCAAGGCAATGACGTTTACATCTGTGACCTTGGAATGAACGAGGCTATTGCAAAGGGATTCCTAAGGGAGGTCAGAAGGTTATCTGCAAAAGGCGAGGTTACATACATAGACCATCATCCACTTTCTGATTCGCTAAGAAAGTCGATTGCCGATGCGGGTGCGAATGTAGTGAATTCTCCGCAGGAGTGCGCTGGCGTGCATACTTACTTGCACCTTAAGGAAAAGCTCCCGAGAAGGGCAGCCCTGCTCGCATGTTATGCTGCAGTGACAGACTATATGGATCAAGGGGCAATTGCCAGACAGCTGATAGGAGGCTTCGACAGGCAATTTGTGCTTATGGAATCAACGATGCTTGCTTATGCCATATCTTACAGCGGAGGCAACCAAGACTTTCTGATGAAGGTTGTTAATTCTCTGGCAGAGCTAAAGGTTCCGCACCAGATAGAAGGGGTAGTAGAGTTTGCTCAACGGCAGGCTGAAAACATCAATACTCTACTCCAGTCCATAGGTAAGGCAGGAAAGAATTACAACACCTTTGCTTATACAGAATCCAAGGAATTCTCCCTTGGCTTGGTTGCAAATCTGCTAATCGGAGAATTTCAGGTACCCGTCGGCATAGCTCTGCGCAGGGAACCCAACAATTTCAGCGAAGTTTCGATGCGTGGACACTATAATGATAAACACCATCTTGGAGAAATTGCCAACAGAATTGCCAAGAAACTAAATGGAGCAGGAGGAGGGCACGCAAAGGCCAGCGGGATAAGAATTCCCACCTCAAAAATATCAGAGTTCTTGGAACTCCTGAAACAGGAACTCACTCCCTGA
- a CDS encoding metallopeptidase produces the protein MIQYSKASDVRDLAYSIVDRLNLMHVKKDRLLFYRSSGSRSRYTRARIHGLSRIWNDALGIDPIYVIEVISERYDSLADHEKEKVVIHELLHVPKGFSGGFVSHGPAMSKHRIESLHQAYHESFRE, from the coding sequence TTGATACAATACAGCAAAGCGTCCGATGTCAGGGACCTTGCATACTCGATAGTAGACAGGCTGAACTTGATGCATGTAAAGAAAGACAGGCTCTTGTTCTACAGATCAAGTGGCTCCAGATCAAGGTACACCAGAGCAAGGATACACGGATTGTCAAGGATATGGAACGATGCCTTGGGGATTGACCCAATATATGTCATAGAAGTGATAAGCGAAAGATATGATAGCCTTGCAGATCATGAAAAGGAAAAGGTTGTCATACATGAATTATTGCATGTCCCGAAAGGTTTCAGCGGTGGGTTTGTTTCTCATGGGCCTGCCATGTCAAAGCACAGGATAGAAAGCCTGCATCAGGCTTACCATGAATCTTTCAGGGAGTGA